In one Fundulus heteroclitus isolate FHET01 chromosome 3, MU-UCD_Fhet_4.1, whole genome shotgun sequence genomic region, the following are encoded:
- the ptdss1a gene encoding phosphatidylserine synthase 1, with the protein MASVYSGSHTLSKDDVNYRMHFRMINEQQVEDITIDFFYKPHTITLLTCTVLSLMYFAFARDDGNPDSNVWVGLILVISFFLVISVLAFPNGPFTRPHPAIWRIVFGLSVLYFLFLVFIIFLNWQQVKQLMYWLDPNLRYAKREADIMEYAVNCHVITWERILSHFDIFAFSHFWGWGMKALLIRSYGLCWTISITWELTELFFMHLLPNFAECWWDQVILDILLCNGGGIWLGMTVCRFLEMRTYHWASIKDIHTTTGKIKRAVLQFTPASWTYVRWLDPKSSLQRVMGVYLFMIIWQLTELNTFFLKHIFVFPASHALSWCRILFVGIITAPTVRQYYAYLTDTQCKRVGTQCWVFGAIAFLEALACIKFGQDLFSKTQILYVVLWLLCLAFITFLCLYGMVWYAETYGPRGKSLSECEDSNYTESPDHMSGEFKDDMDANGESPTIRRRGKPKPLNGMDRQ; encoded by the exons ATGGCGTCCGTGTACAGCGGGTCGCACACATTGAGCAAGGATGATGTCAACTACAGGATGCATTTCCGAATGATTAACGAGCAGCAGGTCGAGGATATCACCATCGACTTTTTCTACAAGCCGCACACGATAACGCTGCTGACATGCACGGTGCTCAGCTTGATGTACTTCGCGTTTGCGAG AGATGATGGGAATCCTGACAGTAATGTCTGGGTGGGGCTCATTCTGGTCATCTCCTTCTTCCTGGTCATCAGTGTTTTGGCCTTTCCCAATG GTCCCTTCACCAGGCCACATCCAGCAATATGGCGAATAGTGTTTG gTCTGAGCGTGCTCTACTTTCTGTTCCTGGTCTTCATCATCTTCCTCAactggcagcaggtgaagcAGCTCATGTACTGGCTGGATCCCAACCTGCGCTACGCCAAGAGAGAGGCAGACATCATG GAGTATGCCGTGAACTGCCACGTCATCACCTGGGAGAGAATCCTGAGCCATTTTGACATCTTTGCCTTCAGCCATTTCTGGGGCTGGGGTATGAAGGCCCTGCTCATTCGGAGCTATGGCCTCTGCTGGACCATCAGTATTACCTGGGAGCTTACTGAG cTTTTCTTCATGCATCTGTTGCCCAACTTTGCGGAGTGCTGGTGGGACCAAGTGATTCTGGACATCCTGCTGTGTAACGGAGGTGGAATCTGGCTGGGCATGACCGTCTGTCGCTTCTTGGAGATGAGGACCTACCACTGGGCCAGTATTAA GGACATCCACACCACCACAGGGAAGATCAAGCGAGCTGTGCTGCAGTTCACTCCCGCGAGCTGGACTTACGTGCGCTGGCTCGATCCAAAGTCCTCCCTGCAGCGAGTGATGGGAGTCTACTTGTTCATGATCATCTGGCAG CTAACGGAGCTGAACACATTCTTCCTCAAACACATTTTCGTCTTTCCCGCGAGCCACGCTCTCAGCTGGTGCCGGATCTTGTTTGTCGGGATCATCACCGCTCCGACAGTACG GCAGTATTACGCGTACCTCACAGACACGCAGTGCAAGAGAGTGGGGACGCAGTGCTGGGTGTTTGG GGCGATAGCCTTTCTGGAGGCCTTGGCGTGTATCAAATTTGGACAGGACTTGTTCTCAAAAACCCAGATCCTCTATGTGGTTCTCTGGCTGCTGTGTTTG GCCTTCATTACATTCCTGTGTCTGTATGGGATGGTGTGGTATGCAGAAACATACGGTCCAAGGGGAAAG AGCCTCTCTGAGTGTGAGGACAGTAATTACACCGAGTCTCCTGACCACATGTCTGGGGAATTTAAAG